A single region of the Vicia villosa cultivar HV-30 ecotype Madison, WI unplaced genomic scaffold, Vvil1.0 ctg.002739F_1_1, whole genome shotgun sequence genome encodes:
- the LOC131639675 gene encoding uncharacterized protein LOC131639675, whose amino-acid sequence MNVESGDASPDYVAYMVHPDTFPKANVYVDVKSNEVEGDVKSSDVDVDVKPINIEVDVKPVIAEDDTRSRKRVCPFKVCGYRKENNTWKFNLVSSIHINYSCHKLAGQSIVCLLNLEEKELVYDMIFNMVSPKHILEMLKHKRPQNVSNIKKMYKAIRGPRTKMQQLLKLLDDEEYVSRLPLLEIVGVTSAKMTLLGGFAFLKSKKEDNVTRSLEGCKTMLKDQEKYAKGHYNRLRYNIDEFGCKDVFYILCITL is encoded by the exons ATGAACGTTgagtccggagatgcatctccagattATGTAGCAT ATATGGTGCACCCAGATACTTTCCCTAAAGCTAATGTGTATGTGGATGTTAAATCGAATGAAGTGGAAGGTGATGTTAAATCAAGTGATGTCGATGTTGATGTTAAACCAATTAATATCGAGGTGGATGTTAAACCGGTTATTGCGGAG GATGACACCAGATCGAGAAAGCGTGTTTGTCCTTTTAAGGTTTGTGGATACCGTAAGGAGAATAATACATGGAAATTTAATTTGGTTTCTAGTATACATATTAATTACTCGTGTCACAAGCTAGCCGGTCAATCTATTGTATGTCTCCTTAATCTTGAGGAGAAAGAACTTGTTTATGACATGATATTTAATATGGTGTCGCCCAAACACATACTTGAAATGTTGAAACATAAAAGACCTCAAAATGTCTCAAATATCAAGAAAATGTACAAGGCGATAAGAGGACCAAGAACTAAAATGCAACAACTATTGAAGCTTCTGGATGATGAAGAATATGTTTCTAG gcttccacTTTTGGAAATTGTTGGTGTTACTTCAGCGAAGATGACTTTGTTAGGAGGTTTTGCATTTTTGAAAAGCAAAAAAGAGGACAACGTTACACGGTCTTTGGAAGGGTGCAAGACTATGTTGAAGGACCAAGAAAAATATGCCAAAGGTCATTATAACCGATTACGATACAACATTGATGAATTTGGTTGCAAAGATGTTTTCTACATTCTATGCATTACTTTGTAG